In one Mucilaginibacter sp. PAMB04168 genomic region, the following are encoded:
- a CDS encoding DNA methyltransferase has product MQETNVISVETVNFDEQIESYLRNYKLTGIPIEVSFRDLVPDLYKPDRYTHLIHSYPAKLLMHIPYFFLNNNMFSKKGELILDCFSGSGTVMLEAILAERNAIGADANPLARLISKVKVHQYSYDSLTNHFEDLLSNIKLRPDGISPNVPNVNFWFLPNITSQLKVIFNAISLIEQTEIRDFFLVCFSNCVKKVSLADPRVSVPVKLNPDRYKQSHPLYEESKRKLDGLNYLNVTEKFIEIVNDNIQRFKLLGQKRLNTYTASIISNDARNLTTDIGSSEKMLDGSVSLIISSPPYAGAQKYIRSSSLNLGWLNMVYDECTLKDLDAQNIGRENYKKSEYVNFRATGIVEADILLQKIYKINPLRAHIAGNYLREMREAFKEAYRVLKSGGYIVLVVGNNQVCGLEFETQQYLKLILEDLGMTTVLRLIDDIQSYGLMTKRNKTANVITREWVLVLKK; this is encoded by the coding sequence ATGCAGGAGACAAACGTAATTTCTGTAGAAACAGTAAATTTTGACGAGCAGATAGAGAGTTATTTAAGAAATTATAAACTCACTGGTATTCCTATTGAGGTGTCCTTTCGTGATCTTGTGCCTGATTTATACAAGCCCGATAGATATACCCATCTTATCCATAGCTATCCAGCTAAGTTGTTAATGCATATACCCTATTTTTTTTTAAATAACAACATGTTTTCTAAAAAGGGAGAGCTGATTTTAGACTGCTTTAGTGGTTCGGGTACTGTGATGCTTGAAGCAATTCTCGCTGAAAGAAATGCTATAGGGGCAGATGCTAATCCATTGGCAAGGCTTATCTCCAAAGTTAAAGTTCACCAATATAGTTATGATAGTTTAACAAACCATTTTGAGGATTTGCTTTCTAATATCAAATTGAGGCCTGATGGAATATCCCCTAATGTTCCTAACGTTAATTTTTGGTTTCTTCCCAATATTACTAGTCAGCTTAAAGTTATATTTAATGCTATAAGTCTGATTGAGCAAACAGAGATAAGAGATTTTTTCTTAGTGTGTTTTTCAAACTGCGTAAAAAAGGTAAGTTTAGCTGATCCTAGAGTATCTGTGCCTGTCAAATTAAATCCTGATAGATATAAGCAAAGCCACCCTTTATATGAAGAATCTAAGCGAAAGCTCGATGGCCTAAACTACTTAAATGTTACGGAAAAATTCATTGAAATTGTCAATGATAATATCCAAAGATTTAAGCTTTTGGGACAAAAGAGGCTAAATACTTATACAGCTTCAATAATTTCAAATGATGCTAGAAATCTAACGACTGACATAGGAAGTTCAGAAAAGATGCTGGACGGTTCAGTATCCCTTATCATATCATCTCCGCCATATGCAGGTGCACAAAAATATATTAGATCATCTAGTTTAAATCTAGGTTGGTTGAATATGGTTTATGACGAGTGTACCCTTAAAGATCTTGACGCTCAAAACATTGGACGAGAGAACTACAAAAAATCCGAGTACGTTAATTTCCGAGCTACCGGCATAGTTGAAGCAGATATACTTTTGCAAAAGATTTATAAAATTAATCCTTTAAGAGCACACATTGCTGGAAATTATCTGCGCGAAATGCGAGAAGCCTTTAAAGAAGCTTACAGAGTGCTAAAATCTGGCGGTTATATAGTACTTGTAGTCGGTAACAATCAAGTTTGCGGGCTAGAGTTTGAAACTCAACAATATTTAAAATTAATCTTGGAAGACTTGGGAATGACGACAGTTTTACGACTCATCGACGATATACAGTCATATGGGTTAATGACAAAGCGTAATAAAACAGCCAATGTGATAACACGTGAGTGGGTCTTAGTTTTAAAAAAATAA
- a CDS encoding nucleoside triphosphate pyrophosphohydrolase family protein — protein sequence MQEASPLSQVAEFHRTFKHPILETPAIPSKSRCDLRVSLLAEEVKELQQAINDQNIVEIADALCDIQYVLAGAILEFGLGEKFKALFDEVHRSNMSKACETLEEAHKTIEHYRTSENCESYLQEEDSKFLVFRSVDNKTLKSINYSPANLKGLLL from the coding sequence ATGCAAGAAGCATCGCCATTGAGTCAAGTTGCAGAGTTTCATAGAACTTTTAAGCATCCAATATTAGAAACGCCTGCGATTCCGTCTAAATCAAGATGCGACTTAAGAGTCTCTCTTTTGGCCGAAGAAGTCAAAGAGTTACAACAGGCAATTAATGATCAAAATATTGTTGAAATTGCTGATGCACTATGCGATATTCAATATGTGCTCGCTGGGGCAATTTTGGAATTTGGCCTAGGTGAAAAATTTAAAGCATTGTTTGATGAAGTACATCGTTCGAACATGAGCAAAGCATGTGAAACTTTAGAAGAGGCCCACAAAACAATCGAACATTATCGCACCTCTGAAAACTGTGAATCCTATTTACAGGAAGAGGATTCTAAGTTTCTTGTTTTTCGTTCCGTTGATAATAAAACTTTAAAATCTATTAACTATTCTCCCGCTAACCTTAAGGGCTTGCTGTTGTAA
- a CDS encoding N-6 DNA methylase: protein MTDIRQLLKEFEHFAYGQSLHTAFTDLLDWTLLPFKRYDSQAEQQAALDKYRNHKKVNELVELVKIVGDLSEGFADPLGELYMQAISNGHNGQYFTPEPICDMMAAISVGNPTNEQTVADCACGSGRMLLSAAKINRHLKFYGADLDITCCKMALLNMLLNSLQGEIAHMNSISNDFYRGFKVQTTLVDGYHMPYYSEFSEHKQSQLWLKPIKEATPKFDKPFEPIRASQPINGVQGSLF, encoded by the coding sequence ATGACAGACATTAGACAACTACTCAAAGAGTTCGAACACTTCGCTTACGGCCAATCCCTGCACACCGCCTTTACTGATCTGTTAGACTGGACACTTTTGCCTTTTAAAAGGTATGATAGCCAGGCAGAGCAACAAGCAGCACTGGACAAATACCGAAACCACAAGAAGGTAAACGAACTTGTTGAGCTTGTAAAGATCGTAGGCGACTTATCAGAAGGCTTTGCAGATCCACTTGGAGAACTGTACATGCAAGCAATCAGCAATGGACATAACGGTCAGTACTTCACACCAGAACCTATATGTGATATGATGGCAGCTATAAGTGTTGGCAATCCAACTAATGAACAAACCGTTGCGGATTGTGCATGTGGCAGTGGCAGAATGCTACTTAGCGCAGCGAAGATCAACAGGCACCTTAAATTCTACGGTGCAGACTTGGATATAACTTGCTGCAAGATGGCTTTGCTTAACATGCTGCTTAACTCTTTACAAGGTGAAATAGCACATATGAACTCTATCAGCAATGATTTCTACAGAGGTTTCAAGGTGCAAACCACCTTAGTTGACGGTTACCATATGCCTTACTACAGCGAGTTTAGTGAGCATAAGCAAAGCCAGTTGTGGCTTAAACCTATAAAGGAAGCAACTCCTAAATTTGATAAGCCATTTGAACCTATAAGGGCTTCACAACCAATAAATGGTGTTCAGGGTAGCTTGTTTTGA
- a CDS encoding site-specific integrase: MQELKEVKRTGNAVVYQTALNRLEQFCSNSKLKFTDINFTLLDSFSRHLTVRGLKPNSIGNYFRSIRAIYNKAIKAKLVDRLYYPFTEISIKTVRTAKRAITIDHIAKLSKLELRPNSKEWHARNYFFLSFNLIGISFTDLIYLKPDNIIKGRAVYRRRKTKKEYSIKLTTMAQRLLTYYRHTGKYLLPI, encoded by the coding sequence ATCCAAGAGCTCAAAGAAGTCAAGCGTACGGGTAACGCTGTTGTATACCAAACAGCACTGAACCGTTTAGAACAGTTCTGTAGCAATTCTAAATTAAAGTTCACAGACATTAACTTTACATTGCTCGATAGTTTCAGCAGACATCTAACGGTTAGAGGCTTAAAACCTAACTCAATCGGTAACTACTTCAGGTCAATCAGAGCTATTTACAACAAAGCTATTAAGGCAAAATTGGTTGATCGGTTATACTATCCATTCACGGAGATTTCTATTAAGACTGTCAGAACAGCAAAGCGCGCAATCACAATAGACCACATAGCTAAGTTGAGCAAACTAGAGCTGCGACCCAATAGTAAAGAATGGCATGCACGTAATTACTTCTTCTTAAGTTTTAATTTGATAGGTATATCATTTACAGACTTAATCTATCTTAAACCGGATAACATCATCAAGGGCAGGGCAGTCTACCGACGTAGGAAGACAAAGAAAGAATATAGTATTAAACTTACTACAATGGCTCAACGACTGTTAACCTATTATCGACATACCGGAAAGTACCTGCTGCCTATTTAA
- a CDS encoding RNA polymerase sigma-70 factor encodes MSKLFDPVLWSAIQSDDDQAFRELFEKYWYKLFKTAVKYLDDEHTSLEIVHDIFITLWDRRHQLVITSFPAYLFTAVRYNCYKYLKSNAAKPHLVDTLGSDIDYLLPVVENIAVNRYGKDELFYKLEQYLTPLPARCREIFILSRKEDLSNDEIAERLRISKRTVENQISQATRFLKSQATIKDFLYISLLLSSGILLAV; translated from the coding sequence ATGTCCAAACTATTTGATCCTGTTTTGTGGTCGGCTATACAGTCTGACGATGATCAAGCTTTTCGTGAGCTGTTTGAAAAGTATTGGTATAAACTTTTCAAAACTGCTGTTAAGTACCTGGATGACGAGCATACCAGTTTGGAGATAGTGCATGATATATTTATAACCCTTTGGGACCGCAGGCATCAACTGGTAATTACATCTTTTCCGGCCTACCTTTTTACCGCAGTACGGTATAATTGCTACAAGTATTTAAAAAGCAACGCCGCTAAACCGCATTTGGTTGATACGTTAGGGAGTGATATAGATTACTTGTTGCCGGTTGTAGAAAATATTGCCGTTAACCGTTATGGCAAAGACGAATTGTTTTATAAATTAGAGCAATACCTCACGCCCCTCCCTGCCAGGTGCAGAGAGATTTTCATTTTAAGTAGAAAAGAAGATTTGTCTAACGATGAGATTGCGGAACGGTTACGAATATCAAAAAGGACCGTAGAAAACCAGATTAGTCAAGCAACCCGTTTCCTCAAAAGCCAGGCAACTATTAAGGATTTTTTATACATTTCGCTGCTACTGTCTTCAGGTATATTGCTTGCAGTTTAA
- a CDS encoding FecR domain-containing protein: MDREEYLKLAAKYLNGECTPEEEAALMSYSDGVSLDDDQTNEIPAKHLFAYKQLKGKIDNHLQKTKVSSNSPRYSKWIGVAAAVLIFALGALWIFHSPRPAATTQITYKPKNPVVNKGTALILADGEQVDLNSSKSQSLNNKSAQIELVTKGHIKYREGVATDEQPLVYHTVATPVGEHYELELSDGSKIWLNAQSSVKFPVLFNKSHRDIEISGEAYFEVAKNKAAPFTVSVNGTAIRVLGTHFNVSAYPGEHTVNTTLLEGSVELVAGDHKTLLSPGKIGIVDPVKQSFKVEDADIDQTMAWKGGLFVFRDENICEVMKIAARWYGVNIEVADDVKTKTFGGTVSQNRSLTDFMELIKLTGGINYKITGRKVTVMK, from the coding sequence ATGGACCGGGAAGAATACCTAAAACTGGCAGCTAAATATTTAAACGGAGAGTGCACCCCCGAAGAGGAGGCTGCATTGATGTCTTATTCAGACGGCGTATCATTGGATGACGACCAAACGAATGAGATACCTGCAAAGCACTTATTTGCTTACAAACAGTTAAAGGGTAAAATAGACAATCACTTACAAAAAACTAAAGTTAGCAGTAATAGCCCCCGTTACTCCAAATGGATAGGAGTCGCTGCCGCTGTATTAATTTTTGCGTTAGGAGCATTGTGGATTTTTCATTCACCACGCCCTGCTGCAACTACACAAATAACATACAAGCCCAAAAATCCTGTTGTAAACAAAGGCACTGCACTCATATTAGCTGATGGTGAACAAGTGGATTTGAACAGCAGCAAATCACAAAGCTTAAACAATAAATCAGCGCAAATTGAACTGGTGACCAAAGGTCATATTAAATACCGCGAAGGCGTTGCTACTGATGAGCAACCATTGGTTTATCATACTGTTGCTACCCCTGTTGGCGAACATTACGAGTTAGAATTATCAGATGGTAGCAAAATATGGCTCAATGCGCAATCATCGGTGAAGTTCCCGGTACTATTTAATAAATCTCACCGCGATATAGAGATTAGCGGAGAGGCCTACTTTGAGGTAGCAAAAAATAAGGCCGCACCATTTACCGTGTCTGTTAACGGAACTGCTATACGCGTTTTAGGCACCCATTTCAATGTTTCGGCATACCCGGGCGAGCATACCGTAAATACTACGCTGCTTGAAGGTTCGGTTGAGTTGGTTGCCGGTGACCATAAAACTTTATTATCTCCAGGAAAAATTGGCATTGTTGATCCGGTAAAACAAAGTTTTAAGGTGGAGGATGCAGATATTGATCAAACTATGGCTTGGAAAGGCGGCCTGTTCGTTTTCCGCGATGAGAATATTTGCGAAGTAATGAAAATTGCGGCTCGCTGGTATGGTGTTAACATTGAAGTTGCTGATGATGTAAAAACCAAAACCTTCGGTGGTACCGTATCGCAAAACCGCAGTCTTACCGATTTTATGGAATTAATTAAACTAACAGGGGGCATTAACTATAAAATAACAGGAAGGAAGGTAACCGTCATGAAGTAA
- a CDS encoding TonB-dependent receptor, producing MKLTFALLLLALLEVSATAIAQKVSLNQRNATLKVVLEEIRKQSGYEILYDAELIKQVRNVTVTVEQVSVDEALKKCLDNQPLTYVIKNKTIAIIPIRPTQNAPGAAIQIKGTVTDEDKQPLPGVNIRLKGGGVAAVTSATGQFSISVPDANAVLVFSMVGYESREVKVPGDNTQITVTLKQISSRLDDIVVVGYGTQRKSDVTGSVAGIKEREIQQAKSVSFMEAMQGRLSGVQVTSSSGEPGSAVNVTIRGTNSFNAGTQPLYVIDGVQIDVNNAEAASSGRGSTSLTNPLAGINPSDITSMEVLKDASATAIFGSRGANGVIVITTKSGKNNSSTLEFNTYGGIAWAPKHIPMLGAQDYAYYRFATLTADGNYAIDVNNDKVIDFRDQVKDLSGEVSHDWQKEALRHAATQSYNVSYSGGNSRTNFLTSASYLNQQGVLINNKYERYSLLMKINHNATERLKLGANVNLSHAIGSGVASNGGNDVPNYIGLMQMLVMTRPVNAPDPTQLALDPDGGSFSNPLDFANLSYKRSPLSRVLTDINANYRIVNGLNLDARAGAILTFSKNGEFYPSTVSWGYPVNGLALLNTSNTTNWYQTTTLTWNKRFAKNHSFTALAGFEVNSYQQEASSWIGQGFDVQNINPIDNISTANVLPAPPSTDKQRYVRVSQFARINYSFKDKYLLTATLRNDASSKLAEGNKSARFPSIGLAWRASKENFLKNVSAISDLKFRGSFGLTGNERIPPYQSLSTLAPVYYSTPNNTASLGFAPNLIANPILTWETTKAYDAGFDLSLLKDRISVTADVYLKQTKDLLLQADVPAQSGFMRQYQNLGQIDNRGLEVALNTINIRTGNFNWSSNINISMNRNKVVSLGSVSFIPVTVRGGVISTVGRVIVGQPIGTAYGYVFDGIYQISDFGIKTTAGAAVDPSTITSANIANFVYTPNSGVPAMSTRSARPGDKKFKDLNGDGVINDRDRTMISNSNPKHYGGFSNNFTYKNFDLSVLFNWSYGNEVLNLGRSKLEAGQSFFANVTQEYWDHRWLPERPSNEYPILNEQSKLDVSSYYVEDASFLRLRNMTIGYTLNKSAFLKKIGVSGIRIYATGVNLYTWTNYKGFDPEVASYTPLLPGVDNISYPRERSVIFGLNFKF from the coding sequence ATGAAACTTACTTTCGCTTTGCTGCTGCTTGCTCTTTTGGAAGTGAGTGCTACTGCCATAGCCCAAAAAGTAAGCTTAAACCAACGCAATGCCACGTTAAAAGTGGTGTTGGAGGAAATAAGAAAACAAAGCGGTTACGAAATTTTATATGATGCCGAACTAATTAAACAGGTAAGGAACGTAACGGTTACGGTTGAACAGGTAAGTGTTGATGAAGCACTGAAAAAATGCCTTGACAATCAACCGCTTACTTACGTTATTAAAAACAAAACCATTGCTATAATACCTATACGCCCAACTCAAAATGCCCCCGGGGCGGCTATACAAATAAAAGGTACCGTTACCGACGAAGATAAGCAACCTTTGCCAGGTGTTAACATACGCCTCAAAGGGGGCGGCGTGGCAGCGGTAACGTCAGCAACGGGGCAGTTCAGTATTAGTGTGCCCGATGCTAACGCCGTACTAGTATTCAGTATGGTTGGCTATGAATCGCGCGAGGTTAAGGTACCGGGCGATAATACGCAAATTACCGTAACGCTAAAGCAAATAAGCAGTCGGCTTGATGATATTGTGGTAGTTGGCTATGGCACACAACGTAAATCAGATGTTACCGGCTCGGTAGCTGGCATAAAAGAGCGTGAGATACAACAAGCCAAATCGGTATCATTTATGGAGGCTATGCAAGGCCGATTGTCGGGTGTACAGGTTACTTCATCATCAGGTGAACCGGGTAGTGCCGTTAACGTAACCATACGTGGTACCAACTCATTCAACGCAGGCACGCAGCCACTATATGTTATTGATGGAGTACAGATTGACGTAAATAACGCCGAGGCTGCGAGTTCGGGCAGAGGTAGCACCTCGTTAACAAACCCGCTTGCTGGTATCAACCCATCAGATATTACTTCGATGGAGGTGCTTAAGGATGCGTCGGCAACGGCCATATTTGGCTCGAGGGGTGCTAACGGCGTTATCGTAATCACTACCAAATCGGGCAAAAACAACTCTTCAACGCTTGAATTTAATACTTACGGAGGTATAGCCTGGGCACCTAAACATATACCTATGCTTGGCGCGCAAGATTACGCCTATTACCGTTTTGCCACGCTAACCGCCGATGGCAACTATGCCATTGATGTAAATAACGATAAGGTTATTGACTTTCGCGATCAGGTTAAAGATTTGAGCGGTGAAGTTAGCCACGATTGGCAAAAAGAGGCGCTACGCCATGCAGCCACACAAAGCTACAACGTAAGCTACAGCGGCGGTAACTCTCGTACTAACTTTTTAACCTCGGCATCGTACCTTAATCAACAGGGTGTGTTAATTAACAATAAGTATGAGCGTTACAGTTTACTGATGAAGATAAACCATAATGCGACCGAAAGGCTAAAATTGGGTGCTAATGTCAACTTATCACATGCTATTGGCTCTGGTGTAGCTTCCAACGGTGGTAATGATGTGCCTAACTACATTGGCCTTATGCAAATGCTGGTAATGACCCGGCCCGTAAATGCGCCTGATCCTACACAACTGGCTCTTGACCCCGATGGCGGCTCATTTTCTAACCCGTTAGATTTTGCTAACCTATCATACAAAAGAAGCCCGCTGTCTAGGGTACTTACTGATATAAACGCAAATTACCGCATTGTTAATGGCCTTAACCTTGACGCCAGGGCAGGCGCTATTCTTACATTTTCTAAGAACGGCGAGTTTTATCCAAGCACAGTTTCATGGGGCTATCCGGTAAACGGTTTGGCCTTGTTAAACACCAGTAATACTACCAACTGGTACCAAACTACTACCCTTACCTGGAACAAGCGCTTTGCGAAAAACCACTCTTTTACAGCCTTGGCCGGTTTCGAAGTAAACTCCTATCAGCAGGAAGCATCAAGCTGGATTGGACAGGGTTTTGATGTGCAAAACATTAATCCTATTGATAATATATCAACTGCAAATGTATTGCCTGCCCCGCCCAGCACCGACAAGCAACGCTACGTACGTGTATCACAATTTGCCCGTATCAATTACTCATTTAAAGATAAGTACTTGTTAACCGCAACTTTGCGTAACGATGCTTCTTCAAAATTGGCTGAAGGCAACAAATCGGCCAGGTTTCCAAGTATTGGTTTGGCATGGCGTGCTTCTAAAGAAAATTTCCTGAAGAATGTTTCAGCAATTTCCGACCTCAAATTCAGGGGAAGTTTCGGCTTAACGGGCAACGAGAGAATACCGCCTTACCAATCATTGTCTACATTGGCACCGGTATACTACTCTACACCTAACAATACAGCATCATTAGGTTTTGCACCTAACCTTATAGCCAACCCCATACTTACCTGGGAAACTACTAAAGCATACGATGCCGGTTTTGACCTGAGCTTGCTAAAAGACCGCATTAGCGTTACTGCCGATGTTTACCTTAAGCAAACTAAAGACCTGCTTTTACAGGCTGATGTTCCGGCACAGTCGGGCTTCATGCGCCAGTACCAAAACTTAGGTCAGATTGATAATCGCGGCCTTGAGGTTGCGCTTAATACCATTAACATTCGTACGGGTAATTTTAATTGGAGCTCTAACATTAACATATCTATGAACCGTAATAAGGTAGTATCATTAGGTAGTGTTAGCTTTATACCTGTTACCGTACGCGGTGGTGTTATTTCAACTGTTGGTCGCGTTATTGTAGGCCAGCCTATTGGTACAGCTTATGGCTATGTGTTTGATGGTATTTATCAAATTAGTGATTTCGGTATCAAAACCACAGCAGGTGCTGCGGTAGATCCATCAACCATTACCAGCGCCAACATTGCCAACTTTGTTTATACACCTAACAGCGGGGTGCCTGCAATGAGCACACGCTCAGCACGTCCGGGTGATAAAAAGTTTAAAGATCTTAACGGCGATGGCGTAATCAATGATCGTGATCGCACAATGATCAGCAACAGCAATCCTAAGCATTACGGAGGTTTTAGTAACAACTTTACTTATAAAAACTTTGATTTAAGCGTGTTGTTCAACTGGTCGTACGGTAACGAGGTGCTTAACCTTGGCCGGTCAAAACTCGAAGCCGGACAATCATTTTTTGCCAACGTTACGCAAGAATACTGGGACCATCGCTGGTTACCCGAGAGACCATCTAACGAATACCCAATCCTTAATGAACAAAGCAAACTGGATGTATCATCATACTACGTTGAGGATGCTTCGTTCTTACGCTTAAGAAACATGACCATTGGTTACACGCTTAACAAGTCAGCTTTCCTGAAAAAAATAGGCGTTAGCGGCATAAGAATATACGCTACAGGCGTAAACCTTTACACCTGGACTAATTACAAGGGCTTTGATCCGGAAGTTGCTTCTTACACTCCCTTACTACCAGGTGTCGACAATATATCTTACCCGCGCGAACGGTCGGTAATATTTGGGCTAAACTTTAAATTTTAA
- a CDS encoding RagB/SusD family nutrient uptake outer membrane protein: protein MNRILTIMIAALALVCGSCKKLLEEKPSSVVSTGNFYQTASDAELALTGIYDVLNTPSVQGLGNQALWGRGIHYMTNLGVDDLSQDVRFSVGVPELVPFYNYTYTSENLLIWYSYFTFYAGINRANFVIDKVPSINMNATRRAQIVGEAKLLRGLFYTYLGWLWGGVPLITKTDPDFTSPRSTLQQVLQQAKDDLKAAYDVLPSRNATAGRMNKYSASGFLAKVYLYEASGKQNNVGQDLNFPLNSFDYVNVAASYAEALKYCKDIYDNSGYKLLRPYNNLFLSATEAIARDENMMIVQSGAGGNQEYILFSQLAGPRGNTRDNSGTSGFLRPVRESYTKFNANDGRITCFSGLLNTTTNFTTVNGYKYYTPDPIAANLANLSTNKWREDDTKARAARGVVVWGGEADFAILRFADIILMYAEARFQTGDEAGARTLLREVRLRACADDVAKTNLITTAYLKPSFMDELMDERGRELFAEGWRRIDLIRTGRIASVVSSLSTTVMFTGQDPVSVKQNFQPYKIWYPIPSRDIATNPSLIQNPGY, encoded by the coding sequence ATGAATCGTATACTTACTATTATGATAGCAGCACTTGCCCTTGTATGCGGTTCGTGCAAAAAGTTATTAGAAGAAAAGCCTTCCTCGGTGGTATCTACCGGCAATTTTTACCAAACTGCAAGTGATGCCGAACTGGCTTTAACCGGAATTTATGATGTGCTTAACACTCCCAGTGTACAAGGGTTAGGCAACCAGGCGCTTTGGGGCCGTGGTATACATTACATGACCAACCTTGGGGTTGATGATCTTTCGCAGGACGTTAGGTTTAGCGTTGGTGTACCCGAACTGGTACCATTTTATAACTACACCTACACATCTGAAAACCTACTTATATGGTACTCATATTTTACCTTTTATGCAGGTATAAACAGGGCCAACTTTGTAATCGACAAAGTTCCATCGATTAACATGAACGCTACCCGCCGTGCACAAATAGTTGGCGAGGCCAAACTTTTACGCGGGTTGTTTTATACTTATTTAGGTTGGCTATGGGGTGGTGTGCCGCTGATCACTAAAACCGATCCTGATTTTACTTCGCCGAGGTCAACCTTGCAGCAAGTACTTCAACAGGCTAAAGATGACTTGAAAGCTGCTTACGATGTGTTGCCAAGCCGCAATGCCACAGCTGGCCGCATGAACAAGTATTCGGCATCAGGCTTTTTAGCCAAGGTGTATCTGTATGAAGCATCGGGCAAGCAAAACAATGTTGGCCAGGATCTCAACTTTCCGCTTAACAGTTTTGATTATGTTAATGTAGCCGCCTCATATGCCGAAGCGCTTAAATATTGCAAGGATATATACGATAATAGCGGTTACAAGCTTTTAAGGCCATACAATAACCTATTCTTATCAGCTACAGAAGCTATAGCACGCGATGAAAATATGATGATTGTGCAATCGGGCGCGGGCGGTAACCAGGAGTATATTCTTTTTTCACAACTTGCGGGGCCAAGGGGTAATACGCGCGACAACAGTGGTACAAGTGGTTTTTTACGCCCCGTACGCGAATCATATACCAAGTTTAACGCAAACGATGGCCGTATTACTTGCTTTAGTGGATTATTAAATACCACTACCAATTTCACTACCGTAAACGGGTATAAGTATTACACCCCTGATCCCATAGCTGCAAACCTAGCTAATTTATCAACCAATAAATGGCGCGAAGATGATACCAAAGCACGCGCCGCCAGAGGTGTGGTAGTTTGGGGCGGAGAGGCCGATTTTGCTATACTACGATTTGCCGACATCATACTCATGTATGCCGAGGCTCGCTTCCAAACCGGCGACGAGGCCGGAGCGAGGACACTCTTAAGAGAGGTGAGGCTACGTGCTTGCGCAGATGATGTTGCCAAAACCAATCTCATTACTACCGCTTACCTTAAACCCAGCTTTATGGATGAGCTAATGGATGAGCGCGGACGCGAACTTTTTGCTGAAGGCTGGCGAAGGATTGACCTGATACGTACCGGAAGAATAGCAAGCGTGGTAAGCAGTTTGAGCACCACCGTTATGTTTACCGGGCAAGACCCTGTTTCGGTTAAGCAAAACTTTCAGCCGTATAAAATATGGTATCCTATACCAAGCCGAGATATAGCAACAAACCCTAGCCTTATTCAAAACCCGGGTTACTAA